Genomic segment of Atribacterota bacterium:
TTTAAATCCTAATTAGATTAATAAAATGCTCTTTGGATTATTAAAAAATCCAGGGCTTGGTACAAATTAAGAATTTATATTAACCCTGGACTGAAATAAGTTTTCTCTGAGAAACAATACAATACCAACTGCACAGGAATATTGATTATCCTGTTCTATTATAAAAGTATCATAATCAGGTTCTCCTGCTCCAAGGTTGAAAATATTTTTTCTTTCAGACTTCATTTTTAAAACAGTTGCAGCTATAGATAAAGCTGGAGAAGGAGAAGTATTTATATTCGGTTTGGTAACATACTCATAATAGAATTTCTTTGCTATTGAAAATTATTATACAAAATCGAGCCATTGCAAATATTTTCTCTCTTTTCCTTTAAATACATTAAATAGTTTTTCCTGAATTTTTTTGCTAATAGGACCTCTATCTCCAGAACCAAGAATATAACGATCAATTTCTCGAATTGGTGTTAATTCAGCTGCAGAACCAACGAAGAAAGCTTCATCTGCAATATATAAAACATCACGAGCTACTAGCTCTTCTCTAACTTCATAACCCATATCGCGGGTAATAGTCATAACAGTATTTCTGGTAATGCCATCTAAAACAGATGTTAGTGGTGGGGTAAAAATAATTCCATCTTTAATCCAAAAAATATTTTCACCAGGACCTTCAGCTACATATCCATTACTATCTAAAAGTATTGCTTCATCTACCCCTAATTCAGTTGCCTCCATATTGGCAAAAATCGAATTAATGTAATTAGCACATAGTTTTGCCTTAGCAGAAGTAGAATTAATATGGCTTCTTTGCCAGGAAGATATTATGGCTTTAATGCCTTTAGCTAATGCTTCTTCTCCTAAATATGCACCCCATTCCCAGGCAGCGACCATAAATTGAACTGGACAACTAAAAGGATTTAAGCCTAGTTTTCGATATCCTCTGTATATCAATGGTCTAATATAGCAACTTTCTAATCTATTTACCCGTACAGTTTCCTTTATTGCTTGAGAGATTTCTTCTTTAGAATAAGAAAGTTCTAATTTTAATATTTTAGCGGAATTAAATAATCGATCTACATGCTCTGTCAATCTAAATATGGCTGTTCCCTGTTCTG
This window contains:
- a CDS encoding branched-chain amino acid transaminase; this translates as MKADKIWMDGKFVDWDKAKVHVLTHALHYGSGVFEGIRAYKTEQGTAIFRLTEHVDRLFNSAKILKLELSYSKEEISQAIKETVRVNRLESCYIRPLIYRGYRKLGLNPFSCPVQFMVAAWEWGAYLGEEALAKGIKAIISSWQRSHINSTSAKAKLCANYINSIFANMEATELGVDEAILLDSNGYVAEGPGENIFWIKDGIIFTPPLTSVLDGITRNTVMTITRDMGYEVREELVARDVLYIADEAFFVGSAAELTPIREIDRYILGSGDRGPISKKIQEKLFNVFKGKERKYLQWLDFV